From the Carya illinoinensis cultivar Pawnee chromosome 4, C.illinoinensisPawnee_v1, whole genome shotgun sequence genome, one window contains:
- the LOC122307275 gene encoding protein XRI1 isoform X2 encodes MDYNNDSESWDWHRKDYCLQKDPDSDISECLWNGVPQNKEDLSYMFDETTPVKACGDLAYHVAHSGNMDKEPEECRETSLQVKRRRMLQFNSQATDPSHSSEERSTAFLKSNEREDSLEEFFPESSYWISGPSGNASALTNESLDQSSEEWLAECFNDTEMNFNTEDVNLSGASDIQFDIAELCDFPPKYEDNVVQQRVTRTPQKIVFKGRNSFIRTPTKLAASVAYPFAFIKPSGAHGDVTLKEINQRIRTPPPSKSKQGIEDPVISYPTSAFSGKPVVGKTKIRTEGGKGSITIMRTKG; translated from the exons ATGGATTACAACAATGACAG TGAGTCATGGGACTGGCACAGAAAAGATTATTGTCTACAAAAGGATCCCGATTCCG ACATATCTGAATGCCTATGGAATGGAGTGCCACAGAACAAAGAGGATCTTTCATACATGTTCGATGAAACAACTCCTGTCAAGGCTTGTGGGGATTTGGCTTACCATGTTGCTCAtagtg GGAATATGGACAAGGAACCAGAAGAATGTAGAGAGACTTCTTTACAAGTAAAGCGGCGCCGGATGCTACAGTTCAACAGTCAAGCTACGGATCCTTCCCATTCAAGTGAAGAGAGGTCAACTGCATTTCTAAAATCAAAT GAGAGGGAGGATTCACTCGAAGAGTTTTTCCCTGAATCATCATATTGGATTTCTGGGCCTTCAG GAAATGCATCTGCCTTGACTAATGAGAGCCTGGATCAGTCATCTGAAGAGTGGCTTGCAGAATGCTTTAATGATACTGAGATGAATTTCAACACTGAAGATGT GAATTTATCTGGAGCATCTGATATTCAGTTCGACATTGCAG AGTTGTGTGACTTTCCACCCAAGTATGAAGATAATGTGGTCCAACAGCGTGTTACTCGTACTCCtcaaaaaattgtttttaaag GTAGGAATTCTTTCATACGAACTCCAACTAAGTTGGCTGCTTCTGTTGCCTATCCATTCGCTTTCATTAAACCAAGTGGGGCTCACGGAGATGTAACTTTGAAAGAAATAAACCAGAGGATTCGCACACCACCTCCTTCAAAATCGAAGCAAGGTATTGAAGATCCTGTCATTTCTTACCCCACTTCGGCCTTCTCTGGGAAGCCTGTAGttggaaaaacaaaaattcgCACTGAAGGAGGAAAAGGAAGCATCACAATTATGAGAACCAAAGGTTGA
- the LOC122307275 gene encoding protein XRI1 isoform X1 yields MDYNNDSESWDWHRKDYCLQKDPDSADISECLWNGVPQNKEDLSYMFDETTPVKACGDLAYHVAHSGNMDKEPEECRETSLQVKRRRMLQFNSQATDPSHSSEERSTAFLKSNEREDSLEEFFPESSYWISGPSGNASALTNESLDQSSEEWLAECFNDTEMNFNTEDVNLSGASDIQFDIAELCDFPPKYEDNVVQQRVTRTPQKIVFKGRNSFIRTPTKLAASVAYPFAFIKPSGAHGDVTLKEINQRIRTPPPSKSKQGIEDPVISYPTSAFSGKPVVGKTKIRTEGGKGSITIMRTKG; encoded by the exons ATGGATTACAACAATGACAG TGAGTCATGGGACTGGCACAGAAAAGATTATTGTCTACAAAAGGATCCCGATTCCG CAGACATATCTGAATGCCTATGGAATGGAGTGCCACAGAACAAAGAGGATCTTTCATACATGTTCGATGAAACAACTCCTGTCAAGGCTTGTGGGGATTTGGCTTACCATGTTGCTCAtagtg GGAATATGGACAAGGAACCAGAAGAATGTAGAGAGACTTCTTTACAAGTAAAGCGGCGCCGGATGCTACAGTTCAACAGTCAAGCTACGGATCCTTCCCATTCAAGTGAAGAGAGGTCAACTGCATTTCTAAAATCAAAT GAGAGGGAGGATTCACTCGAAGAGTTTTTCCCTGAATCATCATATTGGATTTCTGGGCCTTCAG GAAATGCATCTGCCTTGACTAATGAGAGCCTGGATCAGTCATCTGAAGAGTGGCTTGCAGAATGCTTTAATGATACTGAGATGAATTTCAACACTGAAGATGT GAATTTATCTGGAGCATCTGATATTCAGTTCGACATTGCAG AGTTGTGTGACTTTCCACCCAAGTATGAAGATAATGTGGTCCAACAGCGTGTTACTCGTACTCCtcaaaaaattgtttttaaag GTAGGAATTCTTTCATACGAACTCCAACTAAGTTGGCTGCTTCTGTTGCCTATCCATTCGCTTTCATTAAACCAAGTGGGGCTCACGGAGATGTAACTTTGAAAGAAATAAACCAGAGGATTCGCACACCACCTCCTTCAAAATCGAAGCAAGGTATTGAAGATCCTGTCATTTCTTACCCCACTTCGGCCTTCTCTGGGAAGCCTGTAGttggaaaaacaaaaattcgCACTGAAGGAGGAAAAGGAAGCATCACAATTATGAGAACCAAAGGTTGA
- the LOC122307277 gene encoding purple acid phosphatase 15-like encodes MTFSRPCGVLTLLAISWFIFNAVAAGINIPSTLDGPFKPVTVPFDSSLRGGTLDLPDSDPRVQRRVKGFEPEQISVSLSAHYDSVWISWITGESQIGYDIKPLDPKTVSSIVRYGKLRYPLTREATGYSLVYNQLYPFEGLQNYTSGIIHHARLTGLKPSTLYYYRCGDPSIPAMSKLHSFKTMPISGPRFYPDRIAVVGDLGLTYNTTTTISHLISNKPDLVLLVGDVTYANLYLTNGTGSDCYSCSFPQTPIHETYQPRWDYWGRFMQNLVSKVPIMVVEGNHEIEAQAGNQTFAAYSSRFAFPSDESGSSSTFYYSFNAGGIHFIMIGAYIAYNKSADQFKWLERDLANVDRSITPWVVAAWHPPWYSSYKAHYREVECMRVAMEELLYSYGVDIVFNGHVHAYERSNRVYNYSLDPCGPVYITVGDGGNREKMAIKHADDPGNCPDPLTTPDQYMGGFCATNFTSGPAAGKFCWDRQPEYSALRESSFGHGILKVKNETWALWTWYRNQDSYSEVGDRIYIVRQPDLCPVGQQINTRWFAAS; translated from the exons ATGACTTTCTCGAGGCCTTGTGGTGTTCTCACGCTTCTTGCGATTTCTTGGTTCATTTTTAATGCCGTCGCCGCCGGGATAAATATTCCATCGACTCTGGACGGCCCGTTCAAGCCCGTGACGGTGCCTTTCGATTCTAGTCTTCGTGGCGGCACGTTGGATTTGCCGGACTCTGATCCCAGGGTTCAACGCCGCGTCAAAGGGTTCGAGCCAGAGCAGATTTCCGTTTCCCTCTCTGCCCATTATGACTCCGTCTGGATCTCCTGGATCACAG GTGAATCACAAATTGGTTACGACATAAAACCATTAGACCCTAAAACTGTCTCGAGTATTGTTCGCTATGGAAAGTTAAGATATCCATTGACACGTGAAGCCACAGGATATTCTCTTGTTTACAATCAGCTTTATCCTTTTGAAGGTCTCCAAAATTACACCTCCGGAATCATCCATCATGCTCGTCTTACag GGTTGAAACCGAGCACATTATACTACTATCGATGCGGAGACCCATCTATACCAGCCATGAGTAAACTCCACTCCTTCAAGACTATGCCAATTTCTGGTCCTAGATTTTATCCGGACAGAATAGCAGTTGTGGGAGATCTTGGTCTTACGTATAATACAACTACCACCATCAGTCACTTGATTAGCAATAAACCTGATCTTGTTCTATTGGTCGGTGATGTTACTTATGCAAATCTATACCTCACAAATGGGACCGGCTCTGACTGTTATTCTTGCTCATTTCCACAAACTCCCATTCATGAAACTTATCAGCCTCGTTGGGATTACTGGGGAAG GTTCATGCAGAATTTGGTTTCTAAAGTTCCAATAATGGTGGTAGAAGGAAACCATGAAATAGAAGCACAAGCTGGAAACCAGACATTTGCTGCTTATAGCTCTCGATTTGCATTCCCATCCGATGAAAGTGGGTCTTCATCAACATTCTATTACTCCTTTAATGCAGGTGGAATACATTTCATCATGATTGGGGCCTATATTGCATACAATAAATCAG CGGATCAATTCAAGTGGCTAGAGAGAGACTTGGCAAATGTTGATAGATCAATAACTCCATGGGTAGTAGCTGCTTGGCACCCACCTTGGTACAGTTCCTACAAAGCTCATTATAGGGAGGTAGAGTGCATGAGGGTGGCGATGGAAGAGTTACTTTACTCTTATGGTGTTGACATTGTCTTTAATGGACAT GTTCATGCTTATGAGAGGTCAAATCGAGTTTATAACTACAGTTTAGATCCATGTGGTCCTGTTTATATCACAGTTGGAGATGGGGGTAATCGAGAAAAGATGGCAATCAAACATGCTGATGATCCTGGCAACTGTCCGGATCCATTGACTACTCCAGATCAATACATGGGTGGATTTTGTGCTACAAATTTTACATCTGGCCCAGCAGCGGGTAAGTTCTGTTGGGACAGGCAACCCGAATACAGTGCCTTAAGAGAAAGTAGCTTTGGCCATGGTATCCTAAAG GTGAAGAATGAAACCTGGGCCTTGTGGACATGGTACCGAAATCAGGATTCTTACAGTGAAGTTGGGGATCGAATCTACATAGTAAGGCAACCTGATTTGTGCCCTGTTGGTCAGCAGATAAATACACGTTGGTTCGCAGCCAGTTAA